One region of Terriglobia bacterium genomic DNA includes:
- a CDS encoding isovaleryl-CoA dehydrogenase, producing the protein MTASSRQISPQPTSSLSEPADANSDQLAPNQVPPLTGYNLFLSDRTLAQAVEREGAGWAREQITELGRLLGTEEAQRWGFEANENKPVLHTHDRFGNRRDEVVFHPSWHNLMRTSVANRLHCLPLEAARPGAHVARAALMMLTAQNEAGHTCPVSMTFSAVASLREEPDLAAEWEPRIMSSTYDQRFVPPKEKSGVLLGMGMTEKQGGSDVRANTTRAERIGSSREYLITGHKWFVSAPMCDAFLILAQAPQGLSCFLLPRWTSDGKRNAFHIQRLKDKMGNRANASSEVEFEQAWAHVVGEEGRGVQTIIEMVNHTRLDCAIAGAGLMRQALAQAVHHARHREAFGKLLIDQPLMRNVLADLAIESEAATLLMVRLARAFDHRDSDERERAFCRVATAIAKYWLCKRTPVQVGEALECLGGNGYVEESIMPRLYREAPLYSIWEGSGNVICLDVLRALTKDTATVDALLAEFQTTAESDQRLDAYAKNIGGRLATAAGDKYAARDLTEKLALALQASLMVRYSSPAMAEAFITSRLAGQHGNAFGTLPAGVDEKGILNSVIESLAMPK; encoded by the coding sequence ATGACGGCTTCCAGCAGACAGATCAGCCCGCAGCCGACCTCGTCACTATCTGAACCGGCAGATGCCAACAGCGATCAACTGGCGCCCAATCAAGTTCCGCCGCTTACCGGTTACAACCTCTTCTTGAGCGACCGCACACTCGCGCAAGCAGTGGAGCGTGAAGGCGCAGGCTGGGCACGCGAGCAGATCACTGAGCTTGGGCGATTGCTCGGCACAGAAGAGGCGCAGCGCTGGGGCTTTGAGGCCAATGAGAACAAGCCGGTGCTGCACACGCATGACCGCTTTGGCAATCGCCGCGACGAAGTGGTCTTTCATCCGTCATGGCACAACCTGATGCGGACTTCGGTGGCGAACCGGCTGCACTGCCTGCCATTGGAAGCCGCGCGACCCGGCGCTCATGTTGCTCGTGCCGCGCTGATGATGCTGACGGCACAGAATGAAGCTGGGCACACCTGCCCGGTATCGATGACGTTTTCCGCGGTGGCTTCATTACGCGAAGAACCAGATCTGGCTGCCGAATGGGAGCCTCGCATAATGTCGTCCACGTATGATCAGCGGTTTGTGCCGCCCAAGGAGAAGTCCGGCGTGCTGCTGGGCATGGGCATGACGGAAAAGCAAGGCGGCTCCGATGTGAGGGCCAACACCACACGGGCTGAGCGGATTGGAAGCTCGCGGGAGTACCTGATCACCGGACACAAATGGTTTGTTTCCGCGCCCATGTGCGACGCGTTTCTCATTCTGGCGCAGGCGCCGCAAGGTCTTAGCTGCTTTCTTCTTCCACGCTGGACTTCCGACGGCAAACGCAATGCGTTCCATATCCAGCGGTTGAAAGACAAGATGGGCAACCGCGCGAATGCGTCCAGTGAAGTTGAGTTTGAGCAAGCGTGGGCCCATGTGGTGGGCGAAGAAGGAAGAGGCGTGCAAACCATCATTGAGATGGTGAATCACACACGCCTGGATTGCGCGATTGCCGGTGCGGGGTTGATGCGGCAGGCGCTGGCGCAGGCTGTCCATCATGCGCGTCATCGCGAAGCTTTTGGGAAGTTACTGATTGATCAGCCGCTGATGCGGAATGTGCTGGCCGATCTGGCGATTGAGTCTGAGGCCGCAACTTTGCTTATGGTCCGGCTGGCCCGCGCGTTCGACCACCGTGACTCGGATGAGCGTGAACGCGCCTTTTGCCGCGTTGCCACGGCCATCGCCAAGTACTGGCTATGCAAGCGCACGCCAGTACAAGTGGGTGAGGCGCTGGAGTGCCTGGGCGGTAACGGTTATGTGGAAGAGTCGATCATGCCGCGGCTCTATCGTGAAGCGCCGCTTTATTCCATCTGGGAAGGCTCCGGCAACGTTATATGCCTGGACGTGCTGCGCGCGCTGACCAAGGATACTGCTACGGTGGACGCTCTACTTGCCGAGTTCCAAACCACTGCCGAATCTGACCAGCGGCTGGATGCGTATGCCAAAAACATTGGTGGGCGATTGGCCACGGCTGCCGGCGACAAATACGCGGCCAGAGACCTGACGGAAAAACTGGCTCTTGCGCTTCAGGCATCATTGATGGTGCGTTACAGCTCTCCGGCGATGGCAGAAGCGTTCATCACTTCACGGCTGGCGGGGCAGCATGGGAATGCATTTGGAACGTTGCCGGCGGGAGTGGATGAAAAAGGGATTCTCAATAGCGTGATTGAGTCGCTGGCGATGCCAAAATAA
- a CDS encoding DUF190 domain-containing protein: MSSSRIAVQISIYLSEADEWHRRPLHLELLKYLRDQQIAGATVLHAVAGFTGRGRVKTTTLVDAGGKLPLVLTFVDTAEHIDRVLPTVKEMAGQRLIVRENVTIEAGSLE; encoded by the coding sequence ATGAGTTCATCCCGCATTGCTGTGCAGATCTCGATCTACCTCAGTGAAGCCGACGAATGGCATCGCAGGCCGCTTCATCTGGAATTGCTGAAGTATCTGCGCGACCAGCAGATTGCCGGCGCCACGGTGCTGCACGCCGTGGCGGGCTTTACCGGTCGCGGGCGGGTAAAAACGACAACACTGGTCGATGCCGGTGGCAAACTCCCTTTGGTGCTTACCTTTGTGGATACCGCGGAACACATTGACCGCGTGCTGCCCACAGTCAAAGAGATGGCCGGACAGCGGCTTATCGTGCGCGAGAACGTGACGATAGAGGCAGGATCGCTGGAATAA
- the crcB gene encoding fluoride efflux transporter CrcB — MQSLIDWKPYLWVSLGGILGVNLRYFLSRIITRFTDAAFPVGTLLINITGSLLVGFFLIWTTERVFADPKWRLLVAIGFCGSYTTFSSYAFETMSYYERGHWALFASNILANNVLCLVAVLAGAMIARAI, encoded by the coding sequence ATGCAATCTCTGATTGATTGGAAACCCTATCTCTGGGTGTCTCTAGGTGGCATTCTTGGCGTTAACCTGCGCTACTTCCTCAGCCGGATTATCACTCGCTTTACTGACGCGGCATTTCCGGTCGGGACGCTGCTCATCAACATTACCGGCAGCCTACTGGTGGGATTTTTCCTGATATGGACCACGGAACGAGTCTTCGCCGATCCGAAATGGCGGCTGCTGGTGGCCATTGGGTTTTGCGGATCCTATACCACCTTTTCCAGCTATGCTTTTGAGACGATGTCATATTATGAGCGGGGACACTGGGCGCTGTTCGCATCCAACATCCTGGCCAACAATGTGCTTTGCCTGGTAGCGGTCCTGGCAGGAGCAATGATTGCGCGCGCGATTTAA
- a CDS encoding CHAD domain-containing protein, with the protein MRGLNRDLLTAFSKVLGHAKPKSVHRLRITIRRIESLVSYANPDLGKKEERTLKKMADLRKRAGKVRDFDVQTDILETLGNGSAIKEREALTELLQKKREQRAKRLESALKKLHGAKFLSRLDHIAELAGELQDGKNRVAPLEKAKAQLTEMADDFGSSETIKPSRLHETRVALKHIRYTAELAEDSAEQKELMRELKSVQDAIGDWHDWLELTEKAEKRFSDRANSPLLREARTVLSARHSDAISSVKKLFTKAQAPAKKPSRSDRSLPTAARSA; encoded by the coding sequence ATGCGAGGTCTCAATAGGGACCTTTTGACTGCCTTCTCCAAAGTGCTTGGCCATGCCAAGCCAAAGAGCGTCCATCGCCTGCGTATCACTATTCGCCGGATTGAAAGTCTAGTCAGCTACGCTAATCCAGACCTGGGAAAAAAAGAGGAACGTACCTTGAAAAAGATGGCGGACTTGCGTAAGCGGGCAGGGAAGGTTCGTGACTTCGATGTCCAAACAGATATTCTGGAGACCTTGGGCAATGGGTCCGCCATCAAAGAGCGCGAAGCTTTGACAGAGCTTCTGCAAAAAAAGAGGGAGCAGCGCGCCAAGAGGCTGGAATCGGCCCTGAAAAAACTCCACGGAGCCAAGTTTTTGAGCCGTCTTGACCATATCGCGGAACTGGCTGGAGAGCTACAAGACGGCAAAAATCGTGTGGCTCCTTTGGAAAAGGCCAAAGCTCAGCTTACGGAAATGGCTGATGACTTTGGATCCAGCGAAACAATAAAGCCGAGCCGGCTACATGAAACCAGGGTCGCTCTGAAGCATATCCGTTACACGGCGGAGCTGGCCGAAGACTCAGCCGAGCAAAAAGAGCTTATGCGCGAACTTAAGTCGGTTCAGGATGCGATTGGCGATTGGCACGATTGGCTGGAGTTGACCGAAAAGGCGGAAAAGCGGTTTTCTGATCGCGCAAACTCACCTCTTTTGCGGGAGGCGCGTACTGTGCTTAGCGCCCGCCATTCAGATGCAATCTCCTCGGTGAAGAAACTGTTTACCAAAGCGCAGGCCCCCGCTAAAAAGCCTTCGCGTTCCGACCGGTCTTTGCCGACTGCCGCCCGTTCTGCCTGA
- a CDS encoding Ppx/GppA family phosphatase produces MPVFAAVDIGSNSVRLSIAELRRGRLVSLHQDREVTRLGEGVFRDGNLDPQAMAQTLKVLRRFHRAVQGHAVDRTRVIGTSALRDSNSRRLFEEWVKTVTGWNLEVVSGLEEGRLIHLGVVSNMRTPPPKMLLIDLGGGSCELTLSEKGHIKEIVTLPLGAVRLTQEFIHHDPPTKPELKRLHDFIVQEAASISRKITRAAVRAVIATSGTAAALAGAAQSLHLSRSGGVSLAIAEKLSRRLAKMTDRQRAAIKGINPKRAQIIVAGSAVYAHVLDACGLKGFRYSPLGLRDGILAQMAAEYDQHTRSHRQLEADRQDVLMNTARRYGVDLENAEQVRKLALALFDQTRRMHGLSKDCREWIAAAAILYEVGTYINPVGLHRHAYYVISRSELFGFTPLQRKIIATIARFQGNSKPQFRDRLIKLLPAQIRSDVIKSTALLRVARALNQGRLSAVESIRVVARGGEVTLNVEAGRAGADLELWAGEKERAYFREVFGRELDFKLV; encoded by the coding sequence ATGCCCGTCTTTGCCGCAGTTGATATCGGTTCCAACTCAGTGCGGCTCAGTATTGCCGAACTTCGGCGTGGACGCCTGGTTTCTCTGCACCAGGACCGCGAGGTGACCCGCCTGGGTGAAGGCGTATTTCGCGACGGCAATCTCGATCCGCAGGCGATGGCCCAGACGCTGAAGGTGCTGCGCCGTTTTCACCGCGCGGTGCAGGGTCATGCCGTGGACCGGACGCGTGTTATCGGGACCAGCGCACTGCGTGACAGCAACAGCCGCCGCCTTTTTGAAGAATGGGTGAAGACCGTTACCGGCTGGAACCTTGAGGTTGTGAGCGGTCTTGAAGAAGGCCGTCTCATTCATTTGGGCGTGGTGTCAAACATGCGCACGCCGCCACCCAAAATGTTGCTGATTGATCTGGGTGGAGGCAGTTGCGAACTCACTCTCTCTGAAAAAGGGCATATCAAAGAAATTGTCACGCTACCTCTGGGCGCGGTCCGGCTGACGCAGGAGTTTATCCATCATGATCCGCCTACAAAACCGGAGCTGAAGCGGCTGCATGACTTTATTGTGCAGGAAGCCGCTAGCATATCGCGCAAAATAACGCGTGCCGCAGTGCGCGCGGTGATTGCTACCTCCGGGACAGCAGCGGCACTGGCGGGAGCGGCGCAGTCTTTGCATCTTAGCCGGAGCGGTGGCGTCTCCCTGGCCATTGCGGAGAAGCTCTCCCGCAGGCTGGCAAAAATGACCGATCGGCAGCGCGCGGCAATCAAGGGCATTAATCCCAAGCGCGCGCAGATCATCGTGGCCGGCTCAGCGGTGTATGCGCATGTGCTTGACGCTTGCGGACTGAAGGGGTTTCGATACTCTCCACTCGGACTGCGTGATGGAATTTTGGCGCAGATGGCCGCTGAATATGACCAGCACACCCGCTCACACCGCCAATTGGAAGCTGACCGCCAAGACGTGCTCATGAACACCGCCCGCCGATACGGGGTTGACCTGGAAAATGCCGAGCAGGTGCGCAAGCTGGCCCTTGCTCTTTTTGACCAGACCCGGCGCATGCACGGCCTGAGCAAGGATTGTCGTGAATGGATTGCCGCCGCGGCAATTTTGTATGAGGTTGGAACGTACATCAATCCGGTTGGCCTGCACCGCCACGCTTACTATGTGATCTCGCGCTCGGAACTGTTTGGCTTCACTCCCTTGCAGCGAAAAATTATTGCAACAATCGCGCGCTTCCAGGGGAACTCCAAACCACAATTTCGCGACCGCCTCATCAAGTTGCTGCCGGCTCAAATCCGGTCAGACGTGATCAAGAGCACGGCGCTCTTGCGGGTGGCGCGCGCTTTAAATCAAGGCAGGCTTTCTGCCGTGGAATCCATTCGCGTGGTGGCGCGCGGCGGGGAAGTGACGCTCAACGTGGAGGCGGGCCGCGCCGGCGCAGATTTGGAGCTGTGGGCTGGAGAAAAAGAGCGGGCTTATTTCCGCGAAGTCTTTGGCCGTGAGCTTGACTTCAAGCTGGTCTGA
- the sixA gene encoding phosphohistidine phosphatase SixA has product MLIYFFRHASAGKTMLNPKKDERRPLDEEGILQVRYIGRLLANLDVQVDQIISSPLKRARQTASLVANELAFEGAVQIEDALRPEAGFEQFRTVLARYKSYDAIMVVGHNPSFTEFLSKSISGPNGATHIDFKKGAVARVEMNGRTGTLDWLVTPKIARTLQTSLKSSSRPKTSRK; this is encoded by the coding sequence ATGCTTATATATTTTTTCCGTCATGCTTCCGCCGGTAAAACCATGCTGAACCCAAAGAAGGACGAACGCCGCCCTTTGGATGAAGAAGGCATTCTGCAAGTTCGTTATATCGGCCGTCTGCTGGCGAACCTGGATGTCCAGGTTGATCAGATCATTAGCAGTCCGCTCAAACGGGCGCGCCAGACAGCTTCTCTGGTGGCCAATGAATTAGCGTTTGAGGGAGCCGTACAAATCGAAGACGCCCTGCGCCCGGAAGCCGGCTTCGAACAGTTTCGGACAGTTCTGGCGCGCTATAAGAGCTACGATGCCATCATGGTGGTGGGGCACAATCCAAGCTTTACGGAGTTCCTGAGCAAATCGATTTCCGGCCCCAACGGCGCCACGCACATTGACTTCAAGAAAGGCGCCGTCGCCCGCGTGGAGATGAACGGACGCACCGGCACGCTGGACTGGCTGGTGACGCCCAAAATCGCGCGAACGCTTCAGACCAGCTTGAAGTCAAGCTCACGGCCAAAGACTTCGCGGAAATAA
- the ppk1 gene encoding polyphosphate kinase 1, whose protein sequence is MNRSVSDPSLYINRETSWLAFNRRVLEEANDYHNPLLERVKFLAITASNLDEFFEVRVAGLLQRIEEGYIDAGPDALSAQQERELIARETHEFVQEQYDSWNNRLMPALAKENIRVLDLKDLAPEQEAFIDAYCEKEVDPLLTPVTVDPAHPFPRVLNKALCIALLLKRKRRASGTYMGVITVPRVLPRLVRLPSQTGIDYVFLADLLTYHAATMYRGYEIVSAASFRVTRNSNLYVEEEESRNLLESVRTELHRRRKGDAVRLEIDANASAEIARRLQQTFELEDWQIFYTQGPVNLSRLFNFYEIERPELKFKRFVPRELRLPPNTPNIFAELRKRDILLHHPYDSFDAVVDFVESAATDPAVISLKQTIYRTNRDSPIVGALIAAAAAEKEVTAVLELTARFDEASNIQWARTLEDEGVQVYHGLVGLKTHCKLCLLVRHDPDGKTRRYVHIGTGNYNPTTARFYTDLSLLTAAPNITSAVHSVFNYLTAYAEAPSYTPLAISPIDLAATTLEQIHREAEHAANGRPARIIAKMNSLLDKNVIEALYRASQAGVPIDLTVRGMCSLRPGVPGISNNIVVRSVVGRLLEHTRIFYFENGGEDEVYISSADWMPRNLYERVEVLCPVLDPHLKQRVKSEILAAYLADNVKARFLDRNGHYTRPARKSREPAFSAQEFLIAVAEGTATAADIPEPATPRPRRSIGRRKRQVLAR, encoded by the coding sequence ATGAACCGGTCAGTATCAGATCCGTCCCTTTACATCAATCGTGAGACTTCATGGCTTGCATTTAACCGTCGTGTGCTTGAAGAAGCGAACGATTACCACAATCCGCTATTGGAACGGGTAAAGTTTCTGGCGATCACGGCGAGCAATCTTGACGAATTTTTTGAGGTCCGTGTCGCCGGTCTTCTGCAGCGCATTGAAGAAGGCTACATTGATGCCGGTCCTGATGCGCTTTCCGCCCAGCAAGAGCGCGAGTTGATTGCCAGAGAAACGCACGAGTTTGTCCAGGAGCAGTACGATAGCTGGAACAACAGGTTAATGCCCGCGCTGGCAAAGGAAAACATACGCGTTCTGGACTTGAAAGATCTTGCTCCGGAGCAGGAAGCCTTCATAGACGCCTATTGTGAAAAAGAAGTTGATCCGCTGCTCACGCCTGTAACGGTGGATCCGGCGCATCCTTTTCCGCGCGTGCTGAACAAGGCGCTCTGCATTGCATTGTTGCTTAAACGCAAGCGGCGGGCCAGCGGCACTTACATGGGTGTGATTACCGTCCCGCGCGTGCTTCCTCGCCTGGTACGCCTGCCATCGCAGACTGGCATAGATTACGTTTTTCTCGCCGATCTTCTCACGTATCACGCGGCCACGATGTATCGCGGGTATGAAATTGTCTCGGCTGCGTCATTTCGTGTGACCCGAAACAGCAATCTGTATGTCGAGGAGGAAGAATCGCGCAACCTGCTTGAGTCCGTCAGGACAGAACTGCACCGTCGTCGTAAAGGTGATGCTGTGCGGCTGGAGATTGACGCCAATGCCAGTGCGGAAATTGCCCGACGGCTGCAGCAGACCTTTGAACTTGAGGACTGGCAAATTTTTTACACGCAAGGCCCGGTAAACCTTTCCCGACTCTTCAATTTTTATGAGATCGAGCGGCCTGAGCTGAAATTTAAGCGATTTGTGCCGCGTGAATTGCGGCTTCCGCCCAACACTCCCAACATCTTTGCGGAGCTGCGCAAGCGCGACATCCTGCTCCACCATCCTTATGATTCCTTTGATGCGGTGGTGGATTTCGTTGAGAGCGCGGCAACGGATCCCGCCGTTATCTCTCTGAAGCAGACAATCTATCGCACCAACCGAGATTCGCCAATTGTGGGAGCGTTGATCGCCGCCGCCGCGGCTGAGAAAGAAGTGACTGCCGTATTGGAATTGACGGCGCGCTTTGACGAGGCCTCGAATATCCAATGGGCACGTACGCTCGAAGACGAGGGTGTTCAGGTTTATCACGGGCTGGTGGGCCTCAAGACCCATTGCAAGCTTTGTCTGCTCGTCCGCCATGATCCTGACGGCAAGACGCGACGGTACGTTCATATCGGAACAGGCAATTACAATCCGACAACAGCGCGCTTCTATACGGACCTGAGCTTGCTCACGGCTGCGCCGAATATCACCTCGGCGGTTCACTCGGTATTCAACTATCTCACCGCCTATGCTGAAGCGCCGAGTTACACTCCGCTAGCCATTTCACCGATCGACCTTGCCGCAACCACGCTGGAGCAGATTCATCGCGAAGCCGAGCACGCGGCCAACGGAAGGCCGGCGCGGATTATCGCCAAAATGAATTCGCTACTCGATAAAAACGTGATTGAGGCTTTATACAGGGCGTCGCAGGCAGGCGTTCCCATTGATCTTACGGTGCGCGGCATGTGCTCGTTACGGCCGGGAGTGCCGGGTATCAGCAACAACATTGTTGTCCGCAGCGTCGTGGGCAGATTGCTGGAACATACGCGTATTTTTTATTTTGAAAATGGCGGTGAAGATGAAGTCTACATCTCAAGCGCTGACTGGATGCCACGCAACCTTTATGAACGCGTTGAAGTTCTATGTCCAGTGCTGGATCCGCATTTGAAGCAACGTGTAAAAAGCGAGATACTGGCTGCTTATCTCGCAGACAACGTAAAGGCGCGCTTTCTGGACCGTAACGGACACTACACACGACCGGCACGTAAAAGTAGAGAACCAGCTTTTTCAGCCCAGGAGTTCCTGATTGCCGTGGCAGAAGGCACAGCCACGGCAGCCGATATTCCTGAACCAGCCACACCCCGGCCCAGAAGGTCCATTGGCCGGCGCAAAAGACAGGTGCTTGCCCGATAG
- the phoU gene encoding phosphate signaling complex protein PhoU → MTRTRFHQGLDDLKQKLLAMGGMAEQAVERAVRAYQTRDLSLCELVLRDESKINAAERDVDEMSIDLLAMQQPMAIDLRFIVACIKINADLERVGDQAVNIAERVMDLLTRPDPALNVDIPRMAQLSISMVRDALNAFLTADVDMAQAVLERDDMVDNMNREIFEAVDAAMAKSAGMHRNLLDTLIVARNLERVADHATNIAEDVIFWVRGADVRHHSQA, encoded by the coding sequence ATGACGCGTACGCGTTTCCATCAGGGACTTGACGACTTAAAACAAAAGCTGCTGGCCATGGGCGGCATGGCGGAGCAGGCCGTGGAACGCGCAGTGAGGGCCTACCAAACCCGCGACCTCTCCCTTTGTGAATTGGTTCTGCGCGATGAATCCAAGATCAATGCCGCTGAGCGCGACGTGGACGAAATGTCCATTGATTTGCTGGCAATGCAGCAGCCCATGGCCATTGACCTTCGCTTCATCGTCGCCTGCATCAAAATCAATGCCGACCTGGAACGTGTCGGCGACCAAGCAGTCAACATCGCCGAACGTGTCATGGACCTGCTGACGCGCCCCGACCCCGCTTTGAACGTGGATATTCCACGGATGGCGCAGCTCAGCATCAGCATGGTTCGTGACGCCCTGAATGCTTTTCTTACGGCCGATGTTGATATGGCCCAGGCAGTGCTGGAACGCGATGACATGGTTGACAACATGAACCGGGAAATCTTTGAGGCCGTTGATGCCGCAATGGCCAAGTCCGCCGGCATGCACCGCAACCTGCTGGACACGCTCATCGTGGCAAGAAACCTTGAGCGCGTGGCCGACCATGCTACAAACATTGCTGAAGACGTTATCTTCTGGGTTCGGGGAGCGGACGTAAGACACCACTCACAAGCCTAA
- the pstB gene encoding phosphate ABC transporter ATP-binding protein PstB — protein sequence MDAGIHVAHLNAWFGAKQALFDIGMEIPAKKATAIIGPSGCGKSTFVRCLNRMHETLPDTRVEGTVCIGDLDVYGKGVSPVWIRRRVGMVFQKANPFPTMSIYDNVAAGLKLNGFRNRRELDQVVERSLKQAALWDEVKDDLKKKSGASLSGGQQQRLCIARALAVEPEVLLMDEPASALDPISTAKIEDLIFELKKEYTVVIVTHNMQQAARVADFTAFFLMGNMVELDKTETMFTKPSNKRTEDYITGRFG from the coding sequence ATGGACGCAGGCATTCACGTGGCCCATTTGAACGCCTGGTTTGGGGCCAAGCAGGCGCTGTTCGATATCGGAATGGAAATTCCAGCCAAAAAGGCCACCGCCATCATTGGCCCTTCCGGCTGCGGCAAATCAACTTTTGTGCGCTGTCTGAACAGGATGCATGAAACGTTGCCCGATACGCGCGTGGAAGGCACGGTCTGCATCGGAGACTTGGACGTTTACGGCAAGGGCGTTTCGCCGGTATGGATACGTCGCCGCGTTGGCATGGTATTTCAAAAAGCCAATCCGTTTCCCACCATGTCGATTTATGACAATGTGGCTGCGGGACTAAAGCTGAATGGTTTTCGCAATCGGCGTGAACTCGATCAGGTGGTGGAGCGGTCTCTCAAGCAGGCAGCACTTTGGGACGAAGTCAAAGACGATTTAAAAAAGAAATCAGGCGCCAGTCTTTCCGGAGGGCAGCAGCAGCGGCTTTGCATTGCGCGAGCCTTGGCAGTAGAACCAGAAGTGCTGCTGATGGATGAACCCGCTTCCGCGCTTGATCCCATCTCCACCGCCAAAATTGAAGACTTGATTTTCGAACTGAAAAAGGAATACACGGTTGTGATTGTCACGCATAACATGCAGCAGGCCGCACGCGTGGCGGACTTCACCGCTTTCTTTCTCATGGGCAACATGGTGGAATTGGATAAGACAGAAACCATGTTTACCAAGCCTTCCAACAAACGCACGGAAGATTACATTACCGGGAGGTTCGGATGA
- the pstA gene encoding phosphate ABC transporter permease PstA: protein MLKNPHTTSLRRRLSNWIALGLITVAALIVTVPLFLILGTVVVRGLGTFNWAFLTQIPKPIGEEGGGMGNAILGSILLLGFASLIGVPLGIGAGIFLAEYGRNKFGNIVRFTADVLNGVPSVVIGMTAWALVVVPQGHFSLISGSVALGIMMIPVISRTTEEVLLLVPQSIREAALGLGIPKWRTILSVVLRSASAGIVTSVMLAFARIAGESAPLMFTAFGNEFWSSSPNQPVAALPLQIYKYAIQPYEQAHAQAWTAALVLISMIVLTVVFVRFIVSRGVIKGAS, encoded by the coding sequence TTGCTTAAAAACCCTCATACCACTTCTCTCCGCCGCAGGCTATCGAATTGGATCGCCCTTGGCCTGATTACTGTTGCTGCGCTCATAGTGACTGTGCCTCTCTTTTTAATTTTGGGAACAGTCGTAGTCCGAGGCTTGGGTACTTTCAATTGGGCGTTCCTCACCCAGATTCCCAAACCGATTGGTGAAGAAGGTGGCGGCATGGGTAATGCGATCCTCGGATCTATCTTGCTTTTGGGCTTCGCCAGCCTGATCGGTGTTCCGTTAGGAATTGGCGCAGGAATCTTTTTGGCCGAATACGGCCGCAACAAATTCGGCAACATCGTCCGCTTTACCGCCGACGTGCTCAACGGAGTGCCCTCTGTGGTAATTGGCATGACAGCGTGGGCTCTGGTCGTGGTTCCACAAGGGCATTTCTCCCTCATTTCCGGAAGCGTGGCTCTCGGCATTATGATGATTCCAGTGATTTCCCGCACCACTGAAGAAGTCCTGCTGCTGGTGCCGCAGTCCATACGCGAAGCCGCTCTGGGGCTGGGGATTCCCAAATGGCGCACCATCCTTTCTGTTGTGCTTCGTTCGGCCAGCGCCGGAATTGTCACCAGCGTAATGCTGGCATTTGCGCGCATCGCCGGTGAGAGTGCGCCCCTCATGTTTACCGCCTTCGGCAATGAGTTCTGGAGCTCAAGTCCCAACCAACCGGTGGCAGCGCTCCCCTTGCAGATATATAAATACGCCATCCAGCCCTATGAGCAGGCGCACGCTCAGGCATGGACTGCTGCCCTGGTTCTCATTTCTATGATTGTGCTTACTGTCGTTTTTGTCCGGTTCATCGTGAGCCGCGGCGTCATCAAGGGAGCCAGTTGA